From Microtus pennsylvanicus isolate mMicPen1 chromosome 10, mMicPen1.hap1, whole genome shotgun sequence, one genomic window encodes:
- the LOC142858405 gene encoding left-right determination factor 2, translating into MQSLWLCWVLGVLPLAGHGAAVTEEQVLVRLLQQLKLSQAPILDRVDVEGMAIPAHVRAQYVTLLQRSHADRSRGKRFSQNFREVAGRFLVSETSTHLLVFGMEQRLRPNSELVQAVLRLFQEPVPRTALRRHERLSPHSARARVTIEWLRVREDGSNRTALIDSRLVSIHESGWKAFDVTEAVNFWQQLSRPRQPLLLQVSVQREHLGPGTWSAHKLVRFAAQGAPGSEGRGEPQLELHTLDLKDYGAQGNCNPEAPVTEGTRCCRQEMYLDLQGMKWAENWVLEPPGFLVYECVGSCLQPPESLTIKWPFLGPRQCVASEMTSLPMIVSMKEGGRTRPQVVSLPNMRVQTCSCASDGALIPRGIDL; encoded by the exons ATGCAGTCCCTGTGGCTTTGCTGGGTACTAGGGGTGCTGCCCCTGGCTGGCCATGGGGCAGCTGTGACGGAGGAGCAGGTCCTGGTCAGGCTACTGCAGCAGCTGAAGCTCAGCCAGGCTCCCATCCTGGACAGGGTGGACGTGGAGGGGATGGCCATCCCTGCCCACGTGAGGGCCCAGTATGTGACCCTGCTACAGCGAAGTCATGCTGACCGCTCCCGAGGCAAGAGGTTCAGCCAGAACTTTAGAG AGGTGGCAGGCAGGTTCCTGGTGTCCGAGACCTCCACGCATTTGCTAGTGTTTGGCATGGAGCAGCGGCTGCGGCCTAACAGCGAGCTGGTGCAGGCCGTGCTGCGGCTGTTTCAGGAGCCGGTCCCCAGAACTGCTCTCCGGAGGCACGAGAGGCTCTCCCCACACAGTGCCCGGGCTCGGGTCACCATTGAGTGGCTGAGAGTTCGTGAAGATGGCTCCAACCGCACCGCCCTCATCGACTCCAG GCTCGTGTCCATCCATGAGAGCGGCTGGAAGGCCTTCGACGTGACAGAGGCAGTGAACTTCTGGCAGCAGCTGAGTCGACCGAGGCAGCCACTGCTGCTGCAGGTGTCGGTGCAGAGGGAGCATCTGGGTCCGGGAACGTGGAGTGCACACAAGTTGGTCCGTTTCGCTGCTCAAGGGGCGCCGGGCAGCGAGGGGCGGGGCGAGCCCCAGCTGGAGCTGCACACGCTGGATCTCAAGGACTACGG GGCTCAAGGCAACTGTAACCCTGAGGCCCCAGTGACTGAAGGCACCAGATGCTGCCGCCAAGAGATGTACCTTGACCTGCAGGGGATGAAGTGGGCAGAGAACTGGGTTTTGGAACCCCCAGGGTTCCTGGTCTATGAGTGTGTGGGCAGCTGCCTGCAGCCACCAGAGTCCCTGACCATCAAGTGGCCGTTCCTGGGGCCACGGCAGTGTGTTGCCTCAGAGATGACCTCCCTGCCCATGATTGTCAGCatgaaggagggaggcaggaccAGGCCTCAGGTGGTCAGCCTGCCCAACATGAGGGTGCAGACTTGCAGCTGTGCCTCGGATGGGGCTCTCATTCCGAGGGGGATCGATCTGTAG